A stretch of DNA from Paenibacillus albus:
GGTGAAGGATAACTTCACCCGTTTGCGGATTGCGAACAGTTTCGAAGGAATAGCGACCTTCAATACGGTCGTACAGGTCTTCAATAACCTCTTTACCGTCTTGGATCTTACTAACTCTAAAGCCTTTATCTGTTCCGCAGTCATCTTCGCGCACGATAACGTCTTGTGCAACGTCAACGAGACGACGAGTCAGGTAACCTGAGTCAGCTGTACGCAGAGCGGTATCGGCAAGACCTTTACGCGCACCGTGCGTCGAGATGAAGTACTCGAGGACCGTCAGACCTTCACGGAAGTTCGATTTGATAGGCAACTCGATGATACGACCTGATGGGTTGGCCATCAGACCACGCATACCGCCAAGCTGTGTAATTTGCGATTTGTTACCCCGTGCTTTGGAGTCAACCATGAGCATGATGGAGTTGTAACGATCCATCGATTTCATGAGGACGTCCGTAATTTGGTCTTTCGTCTTACTCCAAATTTCGATTACACGGTCATAACGCTCTTCGTTCGTGATCAAACCGCGACGGTATTGATTCGATACGACTTTAACTTTATCTTCCGACTCTTTCAGAATCTCCTGTTTCTCCGGCGGAACGATAACGTCTGATACAGCAACTGTAATACCAGCACGAGTGGAGTAGGTGAATCCAAGTTGTTTAATGTGATCAAGCATGATGGAAGTCCGCGTTGTGTGGTATAGACGGAAACACTCAGCAATGATAAGACCGAGGTATTCCTTACCCACGCCACCCACAGTAGCCAATCCATCCATAAACTTCATCAAATCAGAGCCTTTTTCATGGACAAAATATTTATCCGGAGTTCCGTTCAGCAAATTCACCTTTGTAGGTTCGTTGATGTACGGGAAGTCCGCTGGATAGATTTCGTTGAAAATGACTTTACCAACCGTTGTGCAAATCAGTGCTTTCTGCTGCGCATCGGTAAAGGACGTTTTCTTAAGCACCTTAACTGGAATAAAGATACGTGCATGCAGCGATACGATACCGCGTTGGTATGCGGAAATTGCTTCGTTAACGTTAGCAAATACCGAACCTGCACCTTTCGCCTCTTTGTTGTCCATTGTCAGGTAGTAGCTGCCTAGAACCATATCCTGGGAAGGAGTTACGACCGGCTTACCATCTTTCGGGTTCAAAATGTTACCCGATGCGAGCATCAGCAAACGAGCTTCTGCTTGCGCTTCTGCGGAAAGCGGTACGTGAACGGCCATTTGGTCACCGTCGAAGTCAGCGTTGTAAGCTGTACAAACGAGCGGGTGAAGTTTAATTGCGCGGCCTTCAACAAGAATTGGTTCAAACGCTTGAATACCCAAACGGTGAAGAGTTGGGGCACGGTTCAATAGTACCGGATGCTCCCGAATTACTTCTTCAAGCACATCCCATACTTCAGGGCTAACACGTTCAACTTTACGCTTCGCACTCTTAATGTTGTGCGCGAGACCTTTGTTGACAAGCTCCTTCATTACGAACGGTTTGAAGAGCTCAAGCGCCATTTCTTTCGGCAAACCACATTGGTACATTTTCAAGCTAGGACCGACAACGATAACGGAACGACCGGAATAGTCAACCCGTTTACCGAGCAAGTTCTGACGGAAACGTCCTTGTTTACCTTTAAGCATATGGCTGAGCGATTTAAGCGGACGGTTACCTGGACCCGTTACTGGGCGGCCACGGCGACCGTTATCGATCAAGGCATCAACCGCTTCTTGAAGCATACGTTTCTCGTTCTGTACGATAATATCCGGCGCACCGAGATCGAGCAGACGCTTCAGACGGTTGTTACGGTTAATTACACGGCGATACAGGTCATTCAGGTCAGACGTTGCAAAACGGCCGCCATCGAGCTGTACCATCGGACGAAGCTCTGGAGGAATAACAGGCAGCACATCAAGAATCATCCATTCCGGCATATTTCCGGAGTTGCGGAATGCTTCGATGACTTCAAGACGCTTGATCGCACGGTTACGGCGCTGGCCTTGAGCAGTACGAAGATCTTCTTTCAGTGTTTCAAGCTCACGCTCAACATCGATGTCTTGAAGCAATTTCTTTACTGCTTCAGCACCCATGCCAGCATGGAAGCCATATCCGTATTTCTCACGGTAGCTGCGGTATTCTTTCTCCGAGAGCAGCTGCTTCTTCTCAAGCGGCGTATCTCCTGGATCAGTTACTACATAAGATGCAAAATAGATAATCTCTTCAAGCGAACGAGGAGACATATCAAGCGCAAGCCCCATACGGCTCGGAATTCCTTTGAAGTACCAAATATGAGATACAGGAGCTGCAAGCTCAATGTGACCCATACGCTCACGGCGAACCTTCGCACGTGTTACTTCGACGCCACAACGGTCACAGACGACGCCTTTATAGCGTACACGTTTGTACTTACCGCAATGACATTCCCAGTCTTTCGTAGGCCCGAAGATCTTTTCGCAGAAAAGACCTTCTTTCTCCGGTTTCAAAGTCCTATAGTTGATCGTTTCCGGTTTCTTAACTTCTCCGCGGGACCACGATCGGATTTTATCCGGAGATGCCAAACCAATCTTCATATACTCGAAGTTGTTCACGTCCAACAAGGAGCAACCCTCCTTCGTCCTGGTTCACTTAAGTTTGCTGTATACATGCCTTGGTAGCCAGCGGAGCGCCTCTGTTAGAGAGGCACCCGCCGGCTTGATCCGCCCGTGAAGAAGGATCGACATTGTTTATGACATTAAACAGTGATGCGGCTTATTATTCGACGCCGACCTCTGTACCTTCTAGATTGAGGTTGAGCTTGTCAGAAGCTCCATCATCCTCATCATCCATCTCTTTCATTTCGATCTCTTCTTCATTCTCAGTCAGGATCTTAACGTCCATACCCAAGCTCTGAAGCTCTTTGATCAAAACTTTGAACGATTCAGGCACGCCCGGTTCCGGAACGTTCTCACCCTTCACGATCGACTCATACGTTTTGACGCGACCGACAACGTCATCGGACTTCACGGTCAAAATCTCTTGCAGTGTATAAGCAGCGCCGTAGGCTTCAAGCGCCCATACTTCCATCTCCCCGAAACGCTGACCGCCGAACTGAGCTTTACCACCCAGAGGCTGTTGCGTAACGAGCGAGTAAGGACCAGTGGAACGAGCATGGATTTTATCATCAACCATGTGCGCCAGTTTGATCATGTACATGACACCAACGGTAACTTCACGCTCGAACGGTTCGCCGGAGCGTCCGTCGTATAGAATTGTTTTACCGTTACGCTGCATGCCTGCTTCTTCCATGGTATCGAATACGTCGTACTCTCGAGCACCGTCGAATACAGGAGTTGCAGAGTGAATGCCAAGGTGTTTACAAGCCATGCCAAGGTGAACCTCGAGCACTTGACCAATGTTCATACGCGATGGTACCCCGAGCGGGTTAAGAACAACCTCTACAGGCGTGCCGTCTGGCAGGAACGGCATATCTTCTTCCGGAAGGATACGAGCGATGACACCTTTGTTACCGTGACGTCCCGCCATTTTGTCCCCTTCGGAGATCTTACGTTTCTGAGCAATATAAGCACGTACGAGTTGGTTAACGCCTGGTGGCAGCTCATCACCGTTCTCGCGCGTAAATACTTTAACGTCAACGACGATAC
This window harbors:
- the rpoC gene encoding DNA-directed RNA polymerase subunit beta'; translation: MLDVNNFEYMKIGLASPDKIRSWSRGEVKKPETINYRTLKPEKEGLFCEKIFGPTKDWECHCGKYKRVRYKGVVCDRCGVEVTRAKVRRERMGHIELAAPVSHIWYFKGIPSRMGLALDMSPRSLEEIIYFASYVVTDPGDTPLEKKQLLSEKEYRSYREKYGYGFHAGMGAEAVKKLLQDIDVERELETLKEDLRTAQGQRRNRAIKRLEVIEAFRNSGNMPEWMILDVLPVIPPELRPMVQLDGGRFATSDLNDLYRRVINRNNRLKRLLDLGAPDIIVQNEKRMLQEAVDALIDNGRRGRPVTGPGNRPLKSLSHMLKGKQGRFRQNLLGKRVDYSGRSVIVVGPSLKMYQCGLPKEMALELFKPFVMKELVNKGLAHNIKSAKRKVERVSPEVWDVLEEVIREHPVLLNRAPTLHRLGIQAFEPILVEGRAIKLHPLVCTAYNADFDGDQMAVHVPLSAEAQAEARLLMLASGNILNPKDGKPVVTPSQDMVLGSYYLTMDNKEAKGAGSVFANVNEAISAYQRGIVSLHARIFIPVKVLKKTSFTDAQQKALICTTVGKVIFNEIYPADFPYINEPTKVNLLNGTPDKYFVHEKGSDLMKFMDGLATVGGVGKEYLGLIIAECFRLYHTTRTSIMLDHIKQLGFTYSTRAGITVAVSDVIVPPEKQEILKESEDKVKVVSNQYRRGLITNEERYDRVIEIWSKTKDQITDVLMKSMDRYNSIMLMVDSKARGNKSQITQLGGMRGLMANPSGRIIELPIKSNFREGLTVLEYFISTHGARKGLADTALRTADSGYLTRRLVDVAQDVIVREDDCGTDKGFRVSKIQDGKEVIEDLYDRIEGRYSFETVRNPQTGEVILHRNQLIDSNKAEEVIAAGVESLQIRSVLSCRARHGVCKICYGRNLATGKFVEIGEAVGIIAAQSIGEPGTQLTMRTFHTGGVAGDDITQGLPRIQELFEARNPKGQAIISEIDGVIKDIRETKDRREIEVQGEAETKVYTVTFGSRIRAVKGKQIEAGDELTDGSIDPKDMLRIKGIRGVQNYILQEVQRVYRNQGVEINDKHIEVMVKQMLRKIRIVEAGDTTLLPGAFVDIHEYEANNREAILAGKEPAVAKPVLLGITKASLETDSFLSAASFQETTRVLTDAAIKGKVDQLLGLKENVIIGKLIPAGTGMQRYRSVHVAGMDDVLSPEEQQAEAESVPVES